GATGACGCTGATCCCGACCACCTACAACGCCGATACGCTGGGCATCCGCACCGACATGATCGACCGCGAGATCACCAGCTGGGCCGATATCATGGACCACGAGTTCAAGGGCCGCGCGGCGCTGGTCAACATCCCCTCGATCGGCATCATGGATGCGGCGATGATCCTCGAGGCGCAGGGCGTGCAGACCTATGGCGACAAGGGCAACATGACCCGCGACGAGATCGACCAGACCGTCGAGTTCCTGATCAAGGCAAAGCGCGACGGCCATTTCCGCGCGCTGTGGAAGAGCTTTGACGAGAGCGTCAACCTGATGACCTCGGGCGAGGTGGTGATCCAGTCCATGTGGTCGCCTGCCGTGGCCGCCGTGCGCTCTCAGGGGATCCCCTGCGTGTACCAGCCGCTCAAGGAAGGCTATCGCGCCTGGGGTGGCGGCATGGGTCTGGCCCGCAATCTGGACGGTCTGCAGAAGGATGCGGCCTATGAGTACATCAACTGGTATCTCTCGGGCTGGGCCGGCGCCTACCTGAACCGCGAGGGCTATTACAGCGGCGTGCTGTCGACCGCCAAGCAGTTCATGACCGAGAACGAGTGGGGCTTCTGGATGGAAGGCAAGCCCGCGACCGCTCCGATTGTCAGCCCGGAAGGCGTGAAGATGGAAGACGTGGGCGCGGTGCGCGACGGCGGCTCTTTCGAAGAGCGCATGGGCAACGTGGCCTGCTGGAACTCTACCATGGACGAAGACCGCTACATGGTCATGAAGTGGAACGAATTCGTCGCCGCATGATCTGTCCGGGGCCGGCGGCGTCCGTTCGGCGCCGGCCCCGGTTCCCTTTCGAAACCCAGACACCAGGATGCGCATGCCCCAGAAGGATGTAGAGCTCGTCGGGCTGACCAAACGGTTCGGTTCGTCGGTTGCCGTGAACACCATCGACCTCCAGATCGCCGAAGCCAGCTATTGCTGTCTTCTCGGCCCTTCGGGCTGCGGAAAATCCACCACC
This region of Ponticoccus alexandrii genomic DNA includes:
- a CDS encoding ABC transporter substrate-binding protein — protein: MTMSNARAGWTRRNFLKTSGTALAASALPAPMVWAQNIKDVVLRTTSTGTAAANAVAAKAKEDIGVTIQFTALDTDSVNNRVVTQPDSYEIADIEYFSCRKVFPTGVLQPMDTKRIKYYDEIVPLFKTGKLTPDSQIAQGTAPHTVGFVEGPDSTTFADSETEWMTLIPTTYNADTLGIRTDMIDREITSWADIMDHEFKGRAALVNIPSIGIMDAAMILEAQGVQTYGDKGNMTRDEIDQTVEFLIKAKRDGHFRALWKSFDESVNLMTSGEVVIQSMWSPAVAAVRSQGIPCVYQPLKEGYRAWGGGMGLARNLDGLQKDAAYEYINWYLSGWAGAYLNREGYYSGVLSTAKQFMTENEWGFWMEGKPATAPIVSPEGVKMEDVGAVRDGGSFEERMGNVACWNSTMDEDRYMVMKWNEFVAA